In one Planctomycetota bacterium genomic region, the following are encoded:
- a CDS encoding phosphotransferase: MFGQLPPAPVLEQYGDRLQNATCESLDGGGGLSGAKLWRFTGPHGTWLLRQWPLDHPEPVRLAWIHAVLRQVGQAGFTLFAPPERARSGNTWVRHEGQFWELARWLPGEASYEREPSLAKLVAACMALGQFHLAAAKAAKQLRRGKAASLANRLKMIRSLRRTELEQIEAAIGKGGDAAVQAWARQYFPLLVRHLPSVEKLLVPAAERELPLQPCLGDVWHANVLFDGDAVTGLIDYSAMRSDCVASDIARLLGSMAENDASLWEQGVAAYQSQRPLTMNEGNMIAIYDRSSVLLSGLNWLRWLLIEHRDFSDRAKVQARLEHLLRRIEAF, encoded by the coding sequence ATGTTTGGTCAATTGCCCCCTGCACCGGTCCTTGAGCAATACGGCGATCGGCTGCAAAACGCCACCTGCGAGTCCCTGGACGGGGGCGGCGGGCTAAGCGGGGCCAAACTCTGGCGTTTCACCGGCCCGCACGGCACTTGGCTGCTGCGGCAATGGCCCCTCGACCATCCCGAGCCCGTCCGGCTGGCCTGGATTCACGCCGTGCTCCGGCAAGTCGGCCAGGCCGGCTTTACCCTGTTCGCGCCCCCCGAGCGGGCACGGTCGGGGAACACCTGGGTCCGGCACGAGGGACAGTTCTGGGAGTTGGCGCGTTGGCTGCCCGGCGAGGCCAGCTATGAGCGCGAGCCCAGCTTGGCCAAGCTGGTGGCGGCGTGCATGGCCCTGGGCCAGTTTCATCTGGCCGCCGCCAAGGCCGCCAAACAGTTGCGACGTGGCAAGGCAGCCAGCCTGGCTAACCGCCTCAAAATGATTCGTTCGCTGCGCCGCACGGAGCTAGAGCAAATCGAAGCGGCCATCGGCAAGGGCGGCGACGCGGCGGTCCAGGCCTGGGCCCGGCAGTACTTTCCGCTACTGGTCAGGCACCTGCCCAGCGTCGAGAAGTTGCTCGTGCCGGCGGCCGAACGAGAGTTGCCGCTACAGCCGTGCCTGGGGGATGTCTGGCACGCTAATGTGCTGTTCGACGGGGACGCGGTAACCGGCTTGATCGATTACAGCGCTATGCGGAGCGACTGTGTCGCCAGCGACATCGCCCGGCTGTTGGGAAGCATGGCCGAAAACGACGCCTCGCTGTGGGAGCAAGGAGTGGCGGCCTATCAATCGCAACGGCCGTTGACAATGAACGAAGGGAACATGATCGCGATCTACGATCGTTCGAGCGTCCTGCTCAGCGGCTTGAACTGGCTCCGCTGGCTCTTAATCGAACATCGCGATTTCAGCGATCGGGCTAAAGTTCAAGCGCGGCTCGAACATCTCCTGCGCCGCATCGAGGCGTTTTGA
- a CDS encoding zinc-dependent metalloprotease, which translates to MVAPALLALGCFAIPVAARAEEAPADKVKADGATTTPATTTTTATTTTSTAVKPKYPPHAEVLKDFKAIDGLVKLYQKETKLYAELATSQLNKDFIVLTSIARGIGEAPLLGGMTWGFGDDWLWQFRKVDDNIQVVRRNVRFRAAKGTPEEKAVSLAYTDSVLFSQPIMTVGPNGGVVIDLTSIFMSDLPQFGMIMPGFAFSSPKSTWASVLGMKDNVELEVAATYASSGGREFDTVADSRGVSINVHYSISLLPETGYQPRHADDRVGYFLTAIKDYSLKNDQDRFVRLINRWDLQKADTTAELSPPKKPIVFWLEKTVPYQYRAAIREGIMEWNKAFERAGFSNAIEVRQQPDNADWHPEDINYNTFRWITASAGFAMGPSRVNPLTGQILDADIIFDADFVQHWKREYETFTPASIAALTGGPLDIASYEEQLRNVPPGQRHGFLCQCHLHNGMSSQLALGASSIVARLGVGASAAKETEKLIAQGLKEVTMHEVGHTLGLRHNFKASTLYSLKDMNDKSKTQATGIVASVMDYSPANLVPKEMTQGDYYSTTVGPYDMWAIEYGYKALPGGTEGEVAELKKIAARSGEPALAYATDEDTRGIDPDPYSNRFDLGNDPVAFAKMRTQLVGELWPGIVDKVTKDGDGYQRARQAFGVLLSNYGQATFFTARLVGGLSISRSHKGDAKAPAPVEVISVAKQREALGLIEQAVLSDKPFNFPPELYGHLATTHWSHWGVREPTRSDYAVHEVIAMWQSRVLDQLLSSLTLERLHDAELKVPADQDALTTAELIERLTKAVFAELNALPAGPYTTRKPAISSLRRNLQRIYLKRLSTIALGQSGAPEDCQSVAYAQLSALAGRMNDIVTKEEKLDAYTKAHLQESAERIDKVLDARLTISRP; encoded by the coding sequence ATGGTTGCTCCGGCCTTGCTGGCCCTGGGTTGTTTCGCGATTCCGGTCGCCGCCCGGGCCGAGGAAGCTCCGGCCGACAAGGTCAAAGCTGACGGTGCCACGACCACCCCGGCCACGACGACGACCACGGCGACCACCACCACTTCAACCGCCGTCAAGCCGAAGTATCCGCCTCACGCCGAAGTCTTGAAGGATTTCAAAGCGATCGACGGCCTGGTCAAGTTGTACCAGAAGGAAACGAAGCTCTACGCCGAGTTGGCGACGTCACAGTTGAACAAAGACTTCATCGTGTTGACCTCGATTGCCCGCGGCATCGGCGAGGCCCCGCTGCTGGGCGGCATGACTTGGGGCTTTGGCGATGATTGGCTGTGGCAGTTCCGCAAGGTCGACGACAACATTCAGGTCGTCCGCCGCAACGTCCGTTTCCGCGCGGCCAAGGGGACGCCCGAAGAAAAGGCCGTTTCGCTGGCCTATACCGACAGCGTGCTGTTTTCGCAGCCGATCATGACCGTGGGGCCGAATGGCGGCGTGGTGATCGATCTGACGTCGATCTTCATGTCGGACCTGCCGCAGTTTGGCATGATCATGCCTGGCTTTGCCTTTTCGTCCCCCAAGTCGACCTGGGCCTCGGTGCTGGGCATGAAGGACAATGTCGAACTCGAAGTGGCCGCGACCTACGCCTCGTCCGGCGGCCGCGAGTTCGACACCGTGGCCGACAGCCGCGGCGTCTCGATCAACGTCCACTACTCGATCAGCCTGTTGCCCGAGACTGGCTACCAGCCGCGGCACGCCGACGACCGGGTGGGCTACTTCCTGACGGCGATCAAGGACTATTCGCTGAAGAACGACCAGGACCGCTTCGTCCGGCTGATCAATCGTTGGGATCTGCAAAAGGCCGACACGACCGCCGAACTTTCGCCGCCGAAGAAGCCGATCGTCTTCTGGCTGGAAAAGACCGTTCCCTATCAGTACCGCGCGGCCATCCGCGAAGGGATCATGGAATGGAACAAGGCCTTTGAACGGGCCGGCTTCTCGAACGCCATCGAAGTTCGCCAACAGCCAGATAACGCCGACTGGCATCCCGAAGACATCAACTACAACACCTTCCGCTGGATCACGGCGAGCGCCGGTTTTGCGATGGGCCCGTCGCGCGTGAACCCACTGACCGGGCAGATTCTCGACGCCGACATCATCTTCGACGCCGACTTTGTCCAGCACTGGAAGCGCGAGTACGAAACATTCACGCCGGCGTCGATTGCCGCCCTGACCGGCGGCCCGCTGGACATTGCCAGCTATGAAGAACAACTGCGCAACGTCCCGCCGGGACAACGCCACGGCTTCCTGTGCCAGTGCCACCTGCACAATGGCATGTCCAGCCAACTGGCGCTCGGCGCATCGAGCATCGTGGCGCGGCTGGGCGTCGGCGCCAGCGCGGCCAAGGAGACCGAGAAGCTGATCGCCCAAGGGTTGAAGGAAGTGACCATGCACGAAGTCGGGCACACGCTCGGCCTGCGGCACAACTTCAAGGCCAGCACGCTCTACTCGTTGAAGGACATGAACGACAAGAGCAAGACCCAGGCGACGGGCATCGTCGCTTCGGTCATGGATTACTCGCCGGCCAACCTGGTCCCCAAGGAAATGACGCAAGGTGACTACTACTCGACCACCGTCGGCCCGTACGACATGTGGGCGATCGAGTACGGCTACAAGGCACTGCCCGGCGGCACCGAGGGGGAAGTGGCCGAATTGAAGAAGATTGCCGCTCGCAGTGGCGAGCCGGCCCTGGCCTATGCCACCGATGAAGACACCCGTGGGATCGACCCGGACCCGTATTCGAATCGCTTCGACCTGGGCAACGACCCGGTGGCGTTCGCCAAGATGCGCACGCAACTGGTGGGCGAGTTGTGGCCTGGCATCGTCGACAAGGTGACCAAGGACGGCGACGGCTATCAGCGCGCTCGCCAGGCCTTTGGCGTGTTACTGTCGAACTACGGCCAAGCGACGTTCTTTACCGCGCGACTGGTCGGCGGCCTGTCGATTTCGCGTTCGCACAAGGGCGACGCCAAAGCGCCGGCCCCCGTGGAGGTGATTTCGGTGGCCAAGCAGCGTGAAGCCCTGGGCCTGATCGAGCAAGCCGTGCTTAGCGACAAGCCATTCAACTTCCCGCCCGAACTTTACGGACACCTGGCGACGACGCACTGGAGCCACTGGGGCGTTCGCGAGCCGACGCGCAGCGATTACGCCGTACACGAGGTGATCGCCATGTGGCAGTCGCGCGTGCTCGACCAGTTGCTGTCTTCGCTGACGCTCGAACGGCTGCACGACGCCGAGTTGAAGGTTCCGGCCGACCAGGACGCGCTGACCACCGCCGAGTTGATCGAGCGGTTGACCAAGGCGGTGTTCGCCGAGCTGAACGCCCTGCCGGCGGGCCCCTATACCACTCGCAAGCCGGCCATCAGCAGCCTGCGTCGCAACTTGCAGCGGATTTATCTGAAGCGGCTGTCGACGATTGCCTTGGGGCAAAGCGGCGCGCCGGAAGATTGCCAGTCGGTGGCCTATGCCCAGTTGTCGGCGCTGGCCGGGCGGATGAACGACATCGTGACCAAGGAAGAGAAGCTCGACGCCTATACCAAGGCTCACTTGCAAGAAAGCGCCGAGCGCATCGACAAGGTTCTGGACGCCCGATTGACGATCAGCCGTCCGTAG
- a CDS encoding P-II family nitrogen regulator, with translation MKLVMAVVQPTKLDALRDALEKIGVTRMTVCDAQGYARQRGRTEMYRGNEYRTNLLRKVSVEIVINDDFLDRTLETIQAVTRTGHEGAIGDGKVFVVAAERVIRVSDGLEGFEAV, from the coding sequence ATGAAACTGGTGATGGCGGTCGTACAACCGACCAAGTTGGACGCGCTGCGCGACGCGCTGGAAAAGATTGGCGTCACCCGGATGACGGTCTGCGACGCGCAGGGCTACGCCCGGCAGCGGGGCCGCACCGAGATGTACCGGGGCAACGAGTACCGGACCAATCTGCTCCGCAAGGTCAGCGTGGAAATCGTCATCAACGACGACTTTCTCGACCGCACGCTCGAAACGATCCAAGCCGTCACCCGCACCGGGCACGAGGGGGCGATCGGGGACGGCAAAGTGTTCGTCGTCGCGGCCGAGCGCGTGATCCGCGTCAGCGACGGCCTGGAAGGATTTGAAGCGGTGTGA
- the malQ gene encoding 4-alpha-glucanotransferase has translation MDTDAWGVVSSYIDTTGQWHQISDESRQALHRTMGLADGQPPPSDDPVRVIRSGNSTDMQRKGRLRLENGDDWHVEYWIPGDVPLGYHTFYPEGSDATVRVIVAPHECRLPERMWGWAAQLYSMRSRQSWGFGDLADLRRIADWAKGLGAGCVMVNPISGVAPIDSQQPSPYSPASRRFRNPLYLRVEDVPGAAALGAELEPLIAAGRALNVGERLDRDAVWRVKNGALEKIWARGVNDEGFAKYRAELGRGLEEWGAFCALAERHGGDWRRWPEQYRRAESVRLESWPAAERRRAEYHMWLQWLVDEQLRAASQRIAIIHDLPIGFDPGGCDAWVWQDTLARNVSVGSPPDMYNTDGQNWGLPPLVPHRLRAAGYEPLIQTFRAALRHAGGLRIDHVMGLMRLFWIPYGMHGSQGGYVRYRADETLAILALESHRAGAFVVGEDLGTVEPGTRELLQSQNILSYRLLWWEPQPTREYPYRAMVAASTHDLPTLAGVWTGEDLAAQQRAGIKVHVEGMHELRRRLEYLCGLSGDAPVADVIERVYANLAQAPSLILNATLEDAIGTSMRINIPGTVNEWPNWCMPFPGGIEALESSQLAHKIAAVMKR, from the coding sequence ATGGATACGGATGCTTGGGGCGTCGTCAGTTCCTACATCGACACCACGGGGCAATGGCATCAGATCAGCGACGAATCGCGCCAGGCGTTGCACCGGACGATGGGTCTGGCCGATGGCCAGCCGCCGCCGAGCGATGACCCGGTGCGCGTGATTCGGTCCGGCAACTCGACTGACATGCAGCGCAAAGGGCGCTTGCGGCTCGAAAACGGCGACGACTGGCACGTCGAGTATTGGATCCCGGGCGACGTGCCGCTGGGCTATCACACGTTCTATCCCGAGGGAAGCGACGCAACGGTTCGCGTGATCGTCGCGCCGCACGAGTGCCGCTTACCCGAGCGGATGTGGGGTTGGGCGGCGCAGCTCTATTCGATGCGCTCGCGGCAAAGCTGGGGCTTCGGCGATCTGGCCGACCTGCGGCGGATTGCCGATTGGGCCAAGGGGCTCGGCGCCGGTTGCGTGATGGTCAATCCGATCTCGGGCGTGGCGCCGATCGATTCGCAGCAGCCCAGTCCCTATTCACCGGCCAGCCGGCGGTTTCGCAATCCACTCTATTTGCGCGTCGAGGACGTGCCTGGCGCCGCGGCGCTCGGCGCGGAGCTGGAACCGTTGATTGCGGCGGGGCGCGCGCTCAATGTCGGCGAACGGCTTGACCGGGACGCGGTCTGGCGGGTGAAGAACGGGGCGCTCGAAAAAATCTGGGCGCGCGGCGTCAACGACGAAGGCTTCGCCAAGTATCGCGCCGAGTTGGGGCGCGGGCTTGAAGAATGGGGCGCGTTCTGCGCACTGGCCGAGCGGCACGGCGGCGACTGGCGGCGCTGGCCCGAGCAGTATCGCCGCGCCGAGAGCGTGCGTTTGGAAAGCTGGCCGGCGGCCGAGCGCCGCCGAGCCGAATACCACATGTGGCTGCAATGGCTCGTCGATGAGCAACTGCGGGCCGCGTCGCAACGAATCGCGATCATTCACGATTTGCCGATTGGCTTTGACCCCGGCGGTTGCGACGCCTGGGTCTGGCAGGACACGCTGGCACGCAACGTCAGCGTCGGTTCGCCGCCCGACATGTACAACACCGACGGTCAGAATTGGGGCCTGCCGCCGCTGGTGCCCCACCGACTGCGCGCGGCGGGATACGAACCGTTGATCCAGACGTTTCGTGCCGCGCTGCGTCACGCCGGCGGGCTGCGCATCGACCATGTGATGGGGCTGATGCGGCTGTTCTGGATTCCCTATGGTATGCACGGCAGCCAGGGGGGCTATGTCCGTTATCGCGCCGACGAAACGCTGGCCATCTTGGCGCTCGAAAGTCATCGAGCCGGCGCGTTCGTCGTGGGCGAAGACCTGGGGACGGTCGAGCCAGGCACTCGCGAACTGCTGCAAAGCCAGAACATTCTTTCCTACCGGCTATTGTGGTGGGAGCCGCAACCGACGCGCGAGTATCCGTACCGCGCAATGGTGGCCGCGTCGACCCACGACTTGCCGACGCTGGCCGGAGTGTGGACCGGCGAGGATCTGGCCGCCCAGCAGCGGGCCGGCATCAAGGTCCATGTCGAAGGGATGCACGAATTGCGCCGCCGGTTGGAGTACCTTTGCGGGCTGAGTGGCGACGCACCGGTCGCCGACGTGATCGAGCGAGTTTACGCCAATCTGGCCCAGGCGCCGTCGCTGATCCTGAACGCCACGCTCGAAGACGCCATCGGCACGTCGATGCGGATCAACATTCCCGGCACGGTCAACGAATGGCCCAACTGGTGCATGCCGTTCCCAGGCGGGATTGAAGCGCTCGAATCGTCGCAACTGGCGCACAAGATCGCGGCCGTGATGAAGCGCTAG
- a CDS encoding HEAT repeat domain-containing protein, whose amino-acid sequence MTTPGLLLRSMALVALMFCSSLVWAADEPASRRLELQPNDHVCIIGNTLAERMQYFGNFETMLHLRFPQHQLVVRDLGWSADELTLRPRSKDFDDHGHRLGDHQADVVIAMFGFDESFAGPEGLAKFEADLEKFITETITTKYNGRATARLALISPIAHENLNLAELPDGSADNKNLELYTASMQRVAEKHGVPFVDLFHPTQTEMAKPKRKSHWTINGVHLNEKGDFYVAQMIDTGLFGPRTGKVADPELIIRLQAEVNEKNTQFFFDYRAVNGFYIYGGRKNPFGVVNFPAEFAKLRKMIANRDQRVWAVAQGKSVPDKIDDSNTGAFTPIETNYKNEVALTTPEQSRQKMELAEGFQVNLFASEVEFPDLEKPVQMAFDARGRLWVCTMNSYPMYLPGTPPNDRILILEDTNGDGRADKCTTFADKLHLPTGMEFGKHGVYVAQQPNMMFLQDTDGDDRADVRELVLHGFDSADSHHSISAFVYDPGGALYFEEGTFHHTQVETPYGPRRCANAGVFRWEPRTWKFDVFVSYGFANPWGHCFDAWGQDFVADASGGANYFAAAFSGDVDYPNKHGGLKQFLQKQWRPTSGCELVSSKHFPEENQGNYLLNNCIGFQGVLQYKMRDDGSGFAADPVDPLLRSSDPNFRPVDLEFGPDGALYVVDWYNPLVGHMQHSVRDPNRDHTHGRVWRITHKSRPLSKPAKIAGEPIAALLDLLKQYEDRVRYRARIELGNRPTADVIAALDVWVDRLDKSDANYEHNLLEALWIRQWHDRVDEEHLRRMLKSSDYRARAAATRVLCYWRDRVASPVETLRKLANDEHPRVRLEAIRALSFFRTPEALAAACESLLYPQDEYLVYTLKETTNTLERRIKEKNPQYSVAAPVSKLLASGRAQADQTAALIDVICQRGNADELATVFQAAVSSKSDDASRERIFNQLADTAQTRKVKPAGDLSPLGQFVSNREGRKVPTALRAVSIKLASLWRVSSITGELAHSALDAGAEVPLRKAAIEGLILLGGKSNRDALEQLTAASQPMPIRILAAGGLVKLDVKLAARHAADIFAQATTKDDTSGMLAAFLNQRGGADALGAALRDQKLNVDVAKLALRYMYSVGRSDADLSAVLSSAAGIASDPPPPTPEEVSRLVAEVSARGDAKRGEQVFRRADLSCTKCHSLNKAGGDIGPELTTVGAVSPVDYVINSILQPDLAIKEQYLTRIIQTNSGEVHTGIVASRDNLRVLLKEASGQVVSIPTADIDEEAEGKSLMPKGLAKFLTHDELIDLVKFISELGKPGPYALRSTPIVQRWRVMEVTRGKLKDEAPSAKNLGSQVLNAPADKWKTVYALFSGELPLAEAASGTEPAAYYLLGEFNLVQAGVVRVDVEAPAGFTVYLDDTLMENKKAFSQRIQSTGKHKITVRVPAVAKAGDPLGAVRVKITKPADSAAQYDVVGGP is encoded by the coding sequence ATGACCACGCCCGGTTTGTTGTTGCGCTCGATGGCGCTCGTGGCTTTGATGTTCTGCTCGTCGTTGGTTTGGGCCGCCGATGAGCCTGCGTCGCGGCGGTTGGAACTACAGCCGAATGACCACGTTTGCATCATTGGCAATACGCTGGCCGAGCGGATGCAGTACTTCGGCAACTTCGAGACGATGCTCCATCTGCGCTTTCCGCAACATCAACTGGTGGTCCGCGATCTGGGCTGGAGCGCCGACGAGTTGACCTTGCGGCCACGGTCGAAGGATTTCGACGACCACGGGCATCGCCTGGGGGACCATCAGGCCGACGTGGTAATCGCGATGTTCGGCTTCGATGAATCGTTCGCCGGGCCGGAAGGACTGGCCAAGTTCGAGGCCGATCTCGAGAAGTTCATCACCGAAACTATCACGACCAAGTACAACGGCCGCGCGACGGCGCGATTGGCGCTGATCTCTCCCATTGCGCACGAGAACTTGAACCTTGCCGAGCTGCCCGACGGCTCGGCCGATAACAAGAACCTGGAATTATACACGGCCAGTATGCAACGCGTGGCCGAGAAGCATGGCGTGCCGTTCGTCGATTTGTTCCACCCGACGCAAACCGAAATGGCCAAGCCGAAGCGGAAGAGCCATTGGACGATCAATGGGGTGCATCTGAACGAGAAGGGGGACTTTTACGTCGCCCAGATGATCGACACCGGTTTGTTCGGCCCGCGCACCGGCAAGGTGGCCGACCCCGAATTGATCATCCGCTTGCAGGCCGAGGTGAACGAGAAGAACACACAGTTCTTCTTCGACTACCGGGCCGTGAACGGCTTTTACATTTATGGCGGCCGGAAGAACCCGTTCGGCGTGGTCAACTTTCCGGCCGAGTTCGCCAAGCTGCGCAAGATGATCGCCAATCGCGACCAGCGCGTTTGGGCCGTGGCCCAAGGCAAGTCGGTCCCCGACAAGATCGATGACAGCAACACCGGCGCGTTCACCCCGATCGAGACGAATTACAAGAACGAGGTCGCGCTGACCACGCCCGAGCAGTCACGCCAGAAGATGGAACTGGCCGAAGGGTTCCAAGTGAACCTGTTCGCGTCGGAAGTCGAGTTCCCCGACCTGGAAAAGCCGGTGCAAATGGCGTTCGACGCGCGGGGCCGGCTGTGGGTTTGCACGATGAATAGCTATCCGATGTACCTGCCCGGTACGCCGCCGAACGATCGGATTCTGATTCTGGAAGACACCAACGGGGACGGTCGCGCCGACAAATGCACGACGTTCGCCGACAAGCTGCACCTGCCCACCGGCATGGAGTTCGGCAAGCACGGCGTCTACGTCGCCCAGCAACCGAACATGATGTTCCTGCAAGACACCGACGGCGACGACCGTGCCGACGTGCGCGAGCTGGTGTTGCACGGCTTTGACTCGGCCGACTCGCACCACTCGATCAGCGCGTTTGTCTATGACCCGGGCGGGGCGCTCTACTTCGAGGAAGGGACGTTCCACCACACCCAGGTCGAAACGCCTTACGGCCCGCGCCGCTGTGCCAATGCCGGCGTGTTCCGTTGGGAGCCGCGGACCTGGAAGTTCGACGTCTTTGTCTCGTACGGCTTTGCCAACCCGTGGGGACATTGCTTCGACGCTTGGGGGCAAGATTTCGTGGCCGATGCGTCGGGCGGGGCGAACTACTTTGCGGCCGCGTTTTCGGGCGACGTCGACTATCCGAACAAGCACGGCGGACTGAAGCAGTTCTTGCAGAAGCAATGGCGGCCGACGTCGGGCTGTGAACTGGTGTCGAGCAAGCACTTCCCTGAAGAGAACCAGGGGAACTATCTGCTGAACAACTGCATCGGCTTTCAGGGGGTGCTGCAGTACAAGATGCGCGACGACGGCTCGGGCTTTGCCGCCGATCCGGTCGATCCGCTGCTGCGTTCCAGCGACCCGAACTTCCGGCCGGTCGATCTTGAGTTCGGGCCGGACGGGGCGTTGTACGTCGTCGATTGGTACAACCCGCTGGTCGGGCACATGCAGCACTCGGTTCGCGACCCGAACCGCGATCACACCCACGGCCGTGTCTGGCGAATCACCCACAAGTCGCGCCCGCTGTCGAAGCCGGCCAAAATTGCCGGCGAACCGATCGCGGCGTTGCTCGATTTGCTCAAGCAATACGAAGACCGGGTTCGCTACCGGGCCCGCATTGAACTGGGTAATCGCCCGACCGCCGACGTGATCGCGGCGCTCGATGTCTGGGTCGATCGGCTCGACAAGAGCGATGCGAACTACGAGCACAACCTGCTCGAAGCCTTGTGGATTCGTCAGTGGCACGACCGGGTCGACGAAGAGCACCTGCGGCGGATGCTGAAGTCGAGCGACTATCGCGCTCGGGCGGCGGCAACGCGCGTGCTGTGCTATTGGCGCGATCGGGTCGCCTCGCCGGTCGAGACGTTGCGCAAGCTGGCCAACGACGAGCACCCGCGCGTGCGGCTCGAAGCGATCCGCGCGTTGAGCTTCTTCCGCACGCCCGAGGCGTTGGCCGCCGCGTGCGAATCGCTGCTTTATCCTCAGGATGAGTACCTGGTCTACACGCTGAAGGAGACGACCAACACGTTGGAGCGGCGGATCAAGGAGAAGAATCCACAGTACAGCGTGGCCGCGCCGGTCAGCAAGTTGCTGGCTTCGGGTCGCGCTCAAGCGGATCAGACCGCGGCGTTGATCGACGTGATTTGCCAGCGCGGCAATGCCGATGAGCTGGCCACGGTGTTCCAGGCGGCTGTCTCGTCGAAGTCCGATGACGCCTCGCGAGAGCGCATCTTCAATCAATTGGCCGACACCGCCCAGACGCGCAAGGTGAAGCCGGCCGGCGATCTGTCGCCGCTGGGGCAGTTTGTCTCGAACCGCGAGGGACGCAAGGTGCCGACGGCGCTGCGGGCTGTTTCGATCAAGCTGGCTTCGCTGTGGCGAGTGTCGTCGATCACCGGTGAGTTGGCCCACTCGGCGCTCGACGCCGGGGCCGAAGTGCCGCTGCGCAAGGCGGCGATCGAAGGGTTGATTCTGCTTGGTGGCAAGTCGAACCGTGACGCGCTCGAACAGTTGACCGCGGCCAGTCAGCCGATGCCGATTCGCATCTTGGCGGCCGGCGGGTTGGTGAAGCTCGACGTCAAGCTGGCGGCTCGTCACGCCGCCGATATCTTTGCCCAGGCGACCACCAAGGACGATACCAGCGGCATGCTGGCCGCGTTTTTGAATCAGCGCGGTGGCGCCGACGCGCTGGGCGCGGCTCTGCGTGACCAGAAACTGAATGTTGACGTGGCCAAGCTGGCGCTGCGGTACATGTACTCAGTCGGTCGCAGCGACGCCGACTTGTCGGCGGTGCTCAGCTCAGCCGCCGGCATCGCTTCGGACCCGCCGCCGCCAACGCCGGAAGAAGTGTCGCGACTGGTGGCCGAGGTGAGCGCCCGCGGCGATGCCAAACGTGGCGAACAGGTCTTCCGCCGCGCGGACCTGAGCTGCACCAAGTGTCACAGCTTGAACAAGGCCGGCGGCGATATTGGTCCCGAGTTGACCACGGTTGGCGCGGTTTCGCCGGTTGATTACGTGATCAATTCCATCCTGCAGCCGGACTTGGCGATCAAGGAGCAGTACCTGACCCGGATCATTCAAACCAACTCGGGCGAGGTACATACCGGCATCGTGGCCAGCCGCGATAACCTGCGAGTACTATTGAAAGAAGCCTCGGGCCAGGTGGTCAGTATTCCGACCGCCGATATCGACGAAGAGGCGGAAGGCAAATCGCTGATGCCCAAGGGGCTGGCCAAGTTCCTCACGCACGATGAATTGATCGACCTGGTCAAGTTCATCTCGGAGCTGGGCAAGCCGGGACCATACGCTTTGCGCTCGACGCCGATCGTCCAGCGCTGGCGCGTGATGGAAGTCACCCGGGGCAAGCTGAAGGACGAAGCGCCCAGCGCCAAGAACTTGGGCAGCCAGGTGTTGAACGCCCCGGCCGACAAGTGGAAGACGGTCTATGCTTTGTTCTCGGGCGAGTTGCCCTTGGCCGAGGCGGCCAGCGGAACCGAACCGGCGGCGTATTATCTGCTGGGCGAGTTCAATTTGGTCCAGGCGGGGGTGGTGCGCGTCGATGTCGAGGCGCCGGCCGGCTTCACCGTCTACCTGGACGATACGTTGATGGAAAACAAAAAGGCCTTTTCGCAGCGCATCCAATCGACCGGCAAGCACAAGATCACCGTGCGCGTGCCGGCGGTCGCCAAGGCCGGTGATCCGCTCGGCGCGGTGCGGGTGAAGATCACCAAGCCCGCCGATTCGGCGGCCCAGTACGACGTGGTCGGCGGTCCCTAG